One Streptomyces sp. NBC_00102 DNA segment encodes these proteins:
- the ngcE gene encoding N-acetylglucosamine/diacetylchitobiose ABC transporter substrate-binding protein, giving the protein MGSTSAHNNEGLGRRDLIKRSAALGVITVPTMSFLASCASGDSGSDEKVEKGTKSAENPLAVNESAPLELVIFDGGFGTKYAEDAKAVYAKTYPKAKVTFSKTQKIQSVLQPRFNGGTPPDLIDNSGAQQMDMGVLVGKKQLADLTPLLDAPSIDDPNKTVRDTLRPGIVEMGQFDGDPVWIMYYAYTVYGVWYSQTALDKLDATYPENWDDMLALCAKAKKKGIAGWTYAGKYPYYLPFSLYPFIAKIGGVEVLDAIDNLEPKAWEHPAVKAAFEAYYELFKKGYILEGTPGLDHRGSQGAWANGKALFIPNGSWVENEEAAIIPKDFKLSVGAPSSLDASDKMPFGTIWASGGEPFIVPANAKNAEGGMEQLRIMLSEASSKSFTTSTKSLSAYNGGTDGIELSDGLKSGVAALEKAGTNVVNPRLQDWYVKLQKEQIGVSGLGEMMAGRATPAEAIKKIQGYADAAAKDESIKHFKHQ; this is encoded by the coding sequence ATGGGATCGACCTCCGCCCACAACAATGAGGGCCTCGGCCGTCGCGATCTGATCAAGCGGTCCGCCGCTCTCGGCGTGATCACCGTTCCCACGATGAGCTTCCTGGCGTCCTGCGCCAGTGGCGACAGCGGCTCCGACGAGAAGGTCGAGAAGGGCACCAAGTCGGCGGAGAACCCGCTGGCCGTGAACGAGAGCGCACCCCTCGAACTGGTCATCTTCGACGGCGGATTCGGCACGAAGTACGCCGAGGACGCCAAGGCCGTGTACGCGAAGACGTACCCCAAGGCCAAGGTCACGTTCTCCAAGACCCAGAAGATCCAGTCGGTCCTGCAGCCGCGCTTCAACGGCGGCACCCCGCCGGACCTGATCGACAACTCCGGTGCCCAGCAGATGGACATGGGCGTCCTGGTCGGCAAGAAGCAGCTCGCGGACCTGACTCCGCTGCTCGACGCGCCGTCCATCGACGACCCGAACAAGACGGTGCGCGACACCCTGCGCCCCGGGATCGTCGAGATGGGCCAGTTCGACGGCGACCCGGTCTGGATCATGTACTACGCCTACACCGTCTACGGCGTCTGGTACTCGCAGACCGCTCTGGACAAGCTCGACGCGACGTACCCGGAGAACTGGGACGACATGCTCGCGCTCTGTGCGAAGGCCAAGAAGAAGGGCATCGCCGGCTGGACCTACGCCGGTAAGTACCCCTACTACCTGCCGTTCTCGCTCTACCCCTTCATCGCCAAGATCGGCGGTGTCGAGGTGCTCGACGCGATCGACAACCTGGAGCCCAAGGCGTGGGAACACCCCGCCGTCAAGGCCGCGTTCGAGGCGTACTACGAGCTCTTCAAGAAGGGCTACATCCTCGAGGGCACCCCGGGTCTGGACCACCGCGGTTCGCAGGGCGCGTGGGCCAACGGCAAGGCGCTCTTCATTCCCAACGGCTCCTGGGTGGAGAACGAGGAAGCCGCCATCATTCCCAAGGACTTCAAGCTGTCCGTGGGTGCGCCCTCCAGTCTCGACGCCTCCGACAAGATGCCCTTCGGCACCATCTGGGCGTCCGGCGGTGAGCCCTTCATCGTCCCGGCCAACGCGAAGAACGCCGAGGGCGGCATGGAGCAGCTGCGCATCATGCTCAGCGAGGCCTCCTCGAAGTCCTTCACCACCAGCACCAAGTCCCTGTCCGCCTACAACGGCGGCACCGACGGCATCGAGCTGTCGGACGGCCTCAAGTCCGGTGTCGCCGCGCTGGAGAAGGCCGGGACCAACGTCGTCAACCCGCGCCTGCAGGACTGGTACGTGAAGCTCCAGAAGGAGCAGATCGGCGTCTCCGGTCTCGGCGAGATGATGGCCGGCCGTGCGACCCCCGCCGAGGCGATCAAGAAGATCCAGGGCTACGCGGACGCGGCGGCCAAGGACGAGTCCATCAAGCACTTCAAGCACCAGTGA
- a CDS encoding carbohydrate ABC transporter permease: protein MKTTDTPPALREESGIPGQRTANSGVPGTSRTKRGEGHVLNVFSHGVLVIWAILVILPLFWAVMSAFKSDKAIFNSPWALPDSLSFDAWGRAWNQAHMSEYFLNTVLVVGGSLVGTLVLGSMAAYVLARFEFPGNRFIYFLFVGGMSFPVMLALVPLFYVMDNMGLLNTIHGLILVYIAYSLPFTVFFLTSFFRTLPTSVAEAALIDGASHTRTFFQVMLPMAKPGLISVGIFNFLGQWNQYMLPTVLNTDPNKRVLAQGLVELSTSQGYKGDYSGLFAGLVIAMLPVLAAYIVFQRQVVAGLTAGALK, encoded by the coding sequence ATGAAGACCACCGACACCCCGCCCGCACTCCGCGAGGAGTCCGGCATCCCCGGACAGCGGACCGCCAACAGCGGCGTCCCGGGCACGTCCCGGACCAAGCGCGGCGAGGGACACGTCCTCAACGTGTTCTCGCACGGCGTGCTCGTCATCTGGGCGATCCTGGTGATCCTGCCGCTGTTCTGGGCCGTGATGTCCGCCTTCAAGTCGGACAAGGCCATCTTCAACTCGCCGTGGGCGCTGCCCGACTCCCTGAGCTTCGACGCCTGGGGACGGGCCTGGAACCAGGCGCACATGAGCGAGTACTTCCTCAACACCGTCCTGGTGGTCGGGGGTTCGCTCGTCGGCACCCTGGTGCTGGGATCGATGGCCGCGTACGTACTGGCCCGGTTCGAGTTCCCCGGCAACCGGTTCATTTACTTCTTGTTCGTCGGCGGCATGAGCTTCCCGGTCATGCTGGCGCTGGTCCCGCTGTTCTACGTCATGGACAACATGGGGCTGCTGAACACGATCCACGGCCTGATCCTCGTGTACATCGCGTACTCGCTGCCGTTCACCGTGTTCTTCCTGACCTCGTTCTTCCGCACGCTGCCGACCTCGGTGGCGGAGGCCGCGCTGATCGACGGGGCCTCGCACACCCGGACCTTCTTCCAGGTGATGCTGCCGATGGCGAAGCCCGGACTCATCAGCGTCGGGATCTTCAACTTCCTCGGGCAGTGGAACCAGTACATGCTGCCCACGGTGCTGAACACCGACCCGAACAAGCGGGTACTCGCGCAGGGCCTGGTGGAGCTCTCCACCAGCCAGGGTTACAAGGGGGACTACTCCGGGCTCTTCGCCGGACTCGTCATCGCCATGCTCCCCGTCCTGGCCGCGTACATCGTCTTCCAGCGTCAGGTCGTGGCGGGTCTGACCGCCGGAGCCCTGAAGTAG
- the dxs gene encoding 1-deoxy-D-xylulose-5-phosphate synthase produces MDLLTRIEGPRDLDRLSLDQLEQLAGEIRTFLVDAVSKTGGHLGPNLGVVELTIALHRVFESPRDKVLFDTGHQSYVHKLLTGRQDFSRLKSKGGLSGYPSRAESAHDVIENSHASTVLGWADGLAKANEVLRKDDHVVAVIGDGALTGGMAWEALNNIAAAKDRPLVIVVNDNERSYAPTIGGLANHLATLRTTDGYERFLARGKDLLERTPVVGRPLYETLHGAKKGLKDFIAPQGMFEDLGLKYVGPIDGHDIEALESALLRAKRFGGPVIVHCITEKGRGYTPALQDEADRFHAVGKIHPDTGLPISTSGLDWTSVFGEEMVKLGREREDIVAITAAMLQPVGLGKFEEAFPERIYDVGIAEQHGAVSAAGLATGGLHPVFAVYATFLNRAFDQVLMDVALHKCGVTFVLDRAGITGTDGASHNGMWDMSILQCVPGLRIAAPRDADQVRAQLREAVDVDDAPTVVRFSKGAVGPAVKAVGTVGGMDLLRVPDTDRPDVLLVSVGALAPMCLEIADLLDAQGISTTVVDPRWVKPVDEAMAPLADRHRVVVTVEDNSRVGGVGSAVAQALRDAGVDLPLRDFGIPPVFLDHASRNEVMAEIGLTAPDIARQVTGLVAKLDGRYETRDAEPARD; encoded by the coding sequence GTGGACCTGCTGACCCGCATCGAGGGACCGCGCGACCTGGACCGGCTCAGCCTCGACCAGCTGGAACAGCTCGCCGGGGAGATCCGTACGTTCCTGGTCGACGCCGTGTCCAAGACCGGTGGGCACCTGGGCCCCAACCTGGGCGTGGTCGAGCTGACCATCGCCCTCCACCGGGTCTTCGAGTCGCCCCGCGACAAGGTCCTCTTCGACACCGGCCACCAGAGCTACGTGCACAAGCTCCTCACGGGCCGCCAGGACTTCTCCCGGCTCAAGAGCAAGGGCGGCCTCTCCGGCTACCCCTCGCGCGCCGAGTCCGCGCACGACGTCATCGAGAACTCGCACGCCTCCACCGTCCTCGGCTGGGCCGACGGCCTCGCCAAGGCCAACGAGGTCCTGCGCAAGGACGACCACGTCGTCGCGGTCATCGGGGACGGCGCCCTCACCGGCGGCATGGCCTGGGAGGCGCTGAACAACATCGCCGCCGCCAAGGACCGCCCGCTCGTCATCGTCGTCAACGACAACGAGCGCTCCTACGCGCCCACCATCGGCGGCCTCGCCAACCACCTCGCCACCCTGCGCACCACGGACGGCTACGAGCGCTTCCTCGCCCGCGGCAAGGACCTCCTGGAGCGCACCCCCGTCGTCGGCCGGCCGCTCTACGAGACGCTGCACGGTGCGAAGAAGGGCCTCAAGGACTTCATCGCGCCGCAGGGCATGTTCGAGGACCTCGGCCTGAAGTACGTCGGCCCCATCGACGGCCACGACATCGAGGCCCTGGAGTCCGCCCTGCTGCGCGCCAAGCGCTTCGGCGGACCGGTCATCGTCCACTGCATCACCGAGAAGGGCCGCGGCTACACCCCCGCCCTCCAGGACGAGGCCGACCGCTTCCACGCCGTCGGCAAGATCCACCCCGACACCGGTCTGCCCATCTCCACCTCCGGCCTCGACTGGACCTCCGTCTTCGGCGAGGAGATGGTCAAGCTCGGCCGGGAGCGCGAGGACATCGTCGCGATCACCGCCGCCATGCTCCAGCCGGTCGGCCTCGGCAAGTTCGAGGAAGCCTTCCCCGAGCGCATCTACGACGTCGGCATCGCCGAGCAGCACGGCGCGGTCTCCGCGGCCGGCCTCGCCACCGGCGGGCTGCACCCGGTCTTCGCGGTGTACGCCACCTTCCTCAACCGCGCCTTCGACCAGGTCCTGATGGATGTCGCCCTGCACAAGTGCGGCGTCACCTTCGTCCTGGACCGGGCCGGCATCACGGGCACCGACGGCGCCTCGCACAACGGCATGTGGGACATGTCGATCCTCCAGTGCGTGCCGGGGCTGCGGATCGCCGCCCCGCGCGACGCCGACCAGGTCCGCGCCCAGCTGCGCGAGGCCGTCGACGTCGACGACGCGCCCACCGTGGTCCGCTTCTCCAAGGGCGCGGTCGGCCCGGCCGTCAAGGCGGTCGGCACCGTCGGCGGCATGGACCTGCTGCGCGTCCCCGACACCGACCGGCCGGACGTGCTGCTGGTCTCCGTCGGCGCGCTCGCGCCCATGTGCCTGGAGATCGCCGACCTGCTCGACGCCCAGGGCATCTCCACCACCGTGGTCGACCCCCGCTGGGTCAAGCCGGTCGACGAGGCGATGGCCCCGCTCGCGGACCGGCACCGGGTCGTCGTCACCGTCGAGGACAACAGCCGCGTCGGCGGCGTCGGCTCCGCGGTCGCCCAGGCGCTCCGCGACGCCGGCGTCGACCTGCCGCTGCGCGACTTCGGCATCCCGCCGGTCTTCCTCGACCACGCCTCCCGCAACGAGGTCATGGCCGAGATCGGCCTCACCGCCCCGGACATCGCACGCCAGGTCACCGGGCTGGTCGCCAAGCTCGACGGCCGCTACGAGACCCGGGACGCGGAGCCCGCCCGCGACTGA
- a CDS encoding sugar ABC transporter substrate-binding protein, producing the protein MNTRMRRAAVAVAATAMAVSLAACGSAKESGDKADSSSSSSAKKGDDLKIGLLLPENATARYEQFDKPIIEKKIGELTGGKAEVVYSNAKQDATLQAQQVETMITNKVDALIIDAVDSKSIANSVQKAKDAGIPVVAFDRLAEGPIDAYTSFDNEEVGRVQGKALLEALGDNASKGQIVMMNGAITDPNAALFKKGAKSVLDGKVTVGKEYDTKEWKPENANANMEAAITALGKDKIVGVYSANDGMAGGIITALKASGLKTLPPVTGQDAELAGVQRIVAGEQFMSVYKPYAPEGEAAATMAVSLAKGEKIAASVATSTVDSPTTKGVPTYLVPVVSLTKDNIKDTVIEDGVYTVAQICTGQYKAACDTLGLK; encoded by the coding sequence ATGAACACGCGTATGCGCCGTGCCGCCGTCGCCGTTGCCGCCACCGCCATGGCGGTCTCGCTTGCCGCTTGTGGGAGCGCCAAGGAGTCCGGCGACAAGGCCGACAGCTCTTCGTCGTCGTCCGCCAAGAAGGGCGACGACCTCAAGATCGGTCTGCTCCTTCCGGAGAACGCCACCGCACGTTACGAGCAGTTCGACAAGCCGATCATCGAGAAGAAGATCGGCGAGCTCACCGGCGGCAAGGCCGAAGTCGTCTACAGCAACGCCAAGCAGGACGCCACGCTGCAGGCGCAGCAGGTCGAGACCATGATCACCAACAAGGTCGACGCCCTCATCATCGACGCGGTGGACTCCAAGTCGATCGCCAACAGCGTGCAGAAGGCCAAGGACGCGGGCATCCCCGTCGTCGCCTTCGACCGCCTCGCCGAAGGTCCCATCGACGCCTACACCTCCTTCGACAACGAAGAGGTCGGCCGGGTCCAGGGCAAGGCCCTCCTGGAGGCGCTGGGCGACAACGCCTCCAAGGGTCAGATCGTGATGATGAACGGCGCCATCACCGACCCGAACGCCGCACTCTTCAAGAAGGGCGCCAAGTCCGTCCTGGACGGCAAGGTGACCGTCGGCAAGGAGTACGACACCAAGGAGTGGAAGCCGGAGAACGCCAACGCCAACATGGAGGCGGCGATCACGGCTCTCGGCAAGGACAAGATCGTCGGCGTCTACTCCGCCAACGACGGCATGGCCGGCGGTATCATCACCGCCCTCAAGGCCTCGGGTCTCAAGACCCTCCCGCCGGTCACCGGCCAGGACGCCGAGCTCGCGGGTGTCCAGCGCATCGTCGCCGGTGAGCAGTTCATGAGCGTCTACAAGCCGTACGCCCCGGAGGGCGAGGCCGCCGCCACCATGGCCGTCTCGCTGGCCAAGGGCGAGAAGATCGCCGCGTCGGTCGCCACCTCGACCGTGGACAGCCCCACCACCAAGGGTGTCCCGACCTACCTCGTCCCGGTCGTCTCGCTGACCAAGGACAACATCAAGGACACGGTCATCGAGGACGGCGTCTACACCGTCGCCCAGATCTGCACCGGCCAGTACAAGGCCGCCTGCGACACGCTCGGCCTGAAGTAG
- a CDS encoding ROK family transcriptional regulator: METPGSQTSLHRANLERVVRAVRMAGSLTQAEIARSTGLSAATVSNIVRELKDGGTVEVTPTSAGGRRARSVSLSGDAGVVIGVDFGHTHLRVAIGNLAHQVLAEESEPLDVDASSADGFGRAEALVNRLIRTTGIGQDKVIGVGLGVPGPIDVESGTLGSTSILPGWTGINPSAELATRLGVPVYVDNDANLGALGELVWGSGRGVRDLAYIKVASGVGAGLVINGAIYRGPGGTAGEIGHITLDEAGPVCRCGNRGCLETFTAARYVLPLLRPSHGPDLTMDRVVQLAREGDPGCRRVIADVGRHIGSGVANLCNLLNPSRVVLGGSLAEAGELVLGPIRDSVARYSIPSAARQLSVLPGALGGRAEVLGALALVLSEMGDSTLLENTLSAASPAFT; this comes from the coding sequence ATGGAGACTCCGGGGTCGCAGACATCTCTGCATCGGGCCAATCTTGAGCGGGTCGTACGTGCCGTGCGCATGGCGGGGTCGCTCACCCAGGCGGAAATCGCCAGGAGTACCGGCCTCTCCGCGGCCACCGTCTCCAACATCGTGCGCGAGCTGAAGGACGGCGGCACCGTCGAGGTGACCCCCACCTCGGCCGGGGGCCGCAGGGCCAGGAGCGTCTCGCTCAGCGGCGACGCGGGTGTCGTCATCGGGGTGGACTTCGGCCATACGCATCTGCGCGTGGCGATCGGCAACCTGGCCCACCAGGTCCTCGCCGAGGAGTCCGAACCGCTGGACGTGGACGCTTCCTCCGCGGACGGGTTCGGGCGGGCGGAAGCGCTGGTCAACCGGTTGATCAGGACCACCGGGATCGGCCAGGACAAGGTCATAGGCGTGGGGCTCGGAGTGCCCGGCCCGATCGACGTGGAGTCGGGCACCCTCGGCTCCACGTCGATCCTGCCGGGATGGACGGGCATCAACCCCAGCGCGGAGCTCGCCACCCGCCTCGGAGTGCCCGTCTACGTCGACAACGACGCCAATCTCGGCGCCCTGGGAGAACTGGTCTGGGGGAGCGGGCGCGGGGTCCGCGACCTCGCCTACATCAAGGTCGCCAGCGGGGTGGGGGCGGGCCTGGTGATCAACGGGGCGATCTACCGGGGCCCCGGCGGGACCGCCGGGGAGATCGGCCACATCACCCTCGACGAGGCCGGCCCGGTCTGCCGCTGCGGGAACCGCGGGTGCCTGGAGACCTTCACCGCCGCCCGGTACGTCCTGCCGCTCCTGCGGCCCAGCCACGGACCGGACTTGACCATGGACCGGGTGGTCCAGCTGGCCCGTGAGGGCGACCCGGGGTGCCGCCGGGTGATCGCCGACGTCGGCCGGCACATCGGCAGCGGCGTGGCCAACCTGTGCAACCTCCTCAATCCGAGCCGGGTCGTACTCGGCGGATCGCTCGCGGAGGCAGGGGAGTTGGTCCTCGGGCCCATCCGCGACTCCGTCGCGCGCTACTCCATCCCCAGCGCCGCGCGACAGCTCTCGGTCCTTCCGGGGGCGCTCGGCGGGCGCGCCGAAGTGCTCGGCGCGCTCGCTCTGGTGCTGAGCGAAATGGGCGATTCCACCCTGTTGGAGAACACGCTCTCCGCCGCCAGCCCTGCCTTCACTTAG
- a CDS encoding sugar ABC transporter permease translates to MTTDKTSTATADSPVVNQEAADGAATAVDPRLLVREQGLSGYFSEFKRKIGAGDLGSLPVILGLVIICVVFQSMNSEFLSAKNITDISVTMVATGMMAVGIIFVLLLGEIDLSVGSVSGVSGALVAVLTITHGMNEWLAILIAIISGAVIGAIHGFFFAKIGAPAFAVTLAGLLFWLGFMLNLLGDTGTINLDSKGVVGQMTTYYFTDVAAAYGLATVGVVAFFLSAFFDSRRREKAGVPSRPLADIILRTVVLAVFAFAAAFMFNQDRGLPLAFVLFIVALVLTDFVLRRTAYGRKIFALGGSVEASRRAGINVTAIRVSVFAIAGTFGAIGGLFWASKIASANQSAGTGDLLMNVIAAAVIGGTSLFGGRGRTWNALLGVMVIVSIQYGLNLEGIATPVQYMITGAVLLATVCIDSVTRKTQKTAGRA, encoded by the coding sequence GTGACCACGGACAAGACCTCCACCGCCACGGCGGACTCGCCGGTCGTCAACCAGGAGGCCGCCGACGGCGCCGCCACCGCGGTCGACCCCCGGCTGCTCGTCCGCGAGCAGGGCCTGAGCGGCTACTTCAGCGAGTTCAAGCGCAAGATCGGCGCCGGTGACCTGGGTTCGCTCCCGGTGATCCTCGGCCTGGTCATCATCTGCGTCGTCTTCCAGAGCATGAACTCCGAGTTCCTCTCCGCGAAGAACATCACCGACATCTCCGTCACGATGGTCGCCACCGGCATGATGGCGGTCGGCATCATCTTCGTGCTGCTGCTCGGTGAGATCGACCTCTCGGTCGGCTCCGTCAGCGGTGTCTCGGGCGCCCTGGTCGCGGTGCTCACCATCACGCACGGCATGAACGAATGGCTCGCCATTCTCATAGCCATCATCAGCGGTGCGGTGATCGGCGCGATCCACGGCTTCTTCTTCGCCAAGATCGGCGCTCCGGCCTTCGCCGTCACCCTGGCCGGCCTGCTGTTCTGGCTCGGCTTCATGCTCAACCTGCTCGGCGACACGGGCACCATCAACCTGGACAGCAAGGGCGTCGTCGGCCAGATGACGACCTACTACTTCACGGACGTCGCCGCGGCCTACGGCCTCGCCACCGTCGGTGTGGTGGCCTTCTTCCTGTCGGCCTTCTTCGACAGCCGCCGCCGTGAGAAGGCCGGGGTCCCGTCCCGCCCGCTCGCCGACATCATCCTGCGCACGGTCGTCCTGGCGGTCTTCGCCTTCGCCGCCGCGTTCATGTTCAACCAGGACCGCGGTCTGCCCCTGGCGTTCGTCCTCTTCATCGTCGCCCTGGTCCTCACGGACTTCGTCCTGCGCCGTACGGCCTACGGCCGGAAGATCTTCGCCCTCGGCGGCAGCGTCGAGGCGTCCCGCCGTGCCGGTATCAACGTCACCGCGATCCGCGTCTCGGTGTTCGCCATCGCCGGTACGTTCGGCGCCATCGGCGGCCTGTTCTGGGCCTCGAAGATCGCCTCCGCCAACCAGAGCGCCGGCACCGGCGACCTGCTGATGAACGTCATCGCGGCGGCCGTCATCGGTGGCACCAGCCTCTTCGGTGGCCGGGGCCGCACCTGGAACGCCCTCCTCGGCGTGATGGTGATCGTCTCCATCCAGTACGGTCTGAACCTCGAAGGCATCGCCACCCCGGTCCAGTACATGATCACGGGTGCCGTCCTCCTGGCTACGGTCTGCATCGACTCCGTCACCCGGAAGACCCAGAAGACGGCGGGCCGCGCCTGA
- a CDS encoding carbohydrate ABC transporter permease, whose protein sequence is MQHGKYRFIIGFLIAPMALYVIFVIWPFIQSIYYSFTDWTGLSPDFEMVGFDNYTKMFKDDIFWKSLEHSVLLAILLPLVTLGLALFFAFMLNVGGRRRKGALISGVRGSGFYKIAYFFPQVLSIAIVAILFQFAFDPAQGMINGSLKALGFEHLPNWLGDPKLALWCIMAVLVWCTTGFFVVLFSAGMASIPKDFYEAALLDGATRFTTFFRITLPLLWDTVQSGWVYMGILALGAEGFAVVNIMSVGPGGPDYSTTVLPLYVYQAAFRDGQAGYATTIGVALLLVTLAFAAVVMKLGRRERLEY, encoded by the coding sequence ATGCAGCACGGTAAATACCGGTTCATAATCGGGTTCTTGATCGCCCCGATGGCGTTGTACGTCATCTTCGTGATCTGGCCCTTCATCCAGTCCATCTACTACTCGTTCACGGACTGGACGGGGTTGAGCCCCGACTTCGAGATGGTCGGCTTCGACAACTACACCAAGATGTTCAAGGACGACATCTTCTGGAAATCGCTGGAGCACAGTGTGCTGCTGGCGATCCTGCTGCCGCTGGTGACGCTGGGGCTCGCCCTCTTCTTCGCCTTCATGCTCAATGTGGGCGGCCGGCGCCGAAAGGGCGCTCTCATCTCGGGCGTGCGGGGGTCGGGCTTTTACAAGATCGCCTACTTCTTCCCGCAGGTTCTCTCCATCGCGATCGTGGCGATCCTCTTCCAGTTCGCGTTCGACCCGGCCCAGGGCATGATCAACGGTTCGCTGAAGGCGCTCGGATTCGAGCACCTGCCGAACTGGCTGGGCGATCCGAAGCTGGCGCTCTGGTGCATCATGGCGGTCCTCGTCTGGTGCACGACCGGCTTCTTCGTGGTGCTCTTCTCGGCGGGCATGGCGTCCATCCCGAAGGACTTCTACGAGGCGGCCCTGCTGGACGGCGCCACCAGGTTCACCACGTTCTTCCGGATCACCCTCCCGCTGCTCTGGGACACCGTGCAGTCCGGATGGGTCTACATGGGCATCCTCGCGCTCGGCGCCGAGGGCTTCGCCGTGGTGAACATCATGAGCGTCGGCCCGGGCGGGCCGGACTACTCGACCACCGTCCTGCCGCTGTACGTCTACCAAGCGGCGTTCCGGGACGGGCAGGCGGGCTATGCGACCACGATCGGCGTCGCCCTGCTCCTCGTGACCCTGGCGTTCGCCGCCGTCGTCATGAAGCTGGGCCGGCGCGAGCGGCTGGAGTACTGA
- a CDS encoding ATP-binding cassette domain-containing protein: MVHVSATPVLALRGVSKRFGAVQVLTEVDLEVHAGEVVALVGDNGAGKSTLVKTIAGVHPIDDGVIEWEGKPVHINRPQDSQGLGIATVYQDLALCDNLDVVGNLYLGRELRRFGILDEVEMERRSRELLSTLSIRIPSVRIPIASLSGGQRQTVAIARSMLGEPKLVILDEPTAALGVEQTAQVLDLVERLRERGLAVILISHNMADVKAVADKVAVLRLGHNNGVFDVKTTSHEEIISAITGATDNAVTRRAARTAEVSK; the protein is encoded by the coding sequence ATGGTTCACGTGTCCGCTACGCCCGTGTTGGCGTTGCGAGGAGTCTCGAAGCGATTCGGTGCCGTACAGGTACTCACCGAAGTCGACCTCGAGGTTCACGCCGGAGAGGTTGTCGCCCTGGTCGGCGACAACGGTGCCGGTAAATCAACGCTGGTCAAGACCATTGCCGGTGTCCACCCCATCGATGACGGCGTCATCGAGTGGGAGGGCAAGCCGGTCCACATCAACCGCCCCCAGGACTCCCAGGGTCTGGGCATCGCGACGGTCTACCAGGACCTCGCCCTGTGCGACAACCTCGATGTCGTGGGCAACCTCTACCTCGGCCGGGAGCTGCGCCGCTTCGGCATCCTCGACGAGGTGGAGATGGAGCGCCGCTCCCGCGAGCTGCTCTCCACGCTCTCCATCCGCATCCCCAGCGTCCGCATCCCGATCGCCTCGCTCTCCGGCGGTCAGCGCCAGACGGTGGCCATCGCGCGTTCGATGCTCGGTGAGCCGAAGCTGGTCATCCTCGACGAGCCGACGGCCGCCCTCGGTGTCGAGCAGACCGCCCAGGTCCTCGACCTGGTCGAGCGACTGCGCGAGCGCGGTCTCGCGGTCATCCTCATCAGCCACAACATGGCCGACGTCAAGGCGGTGGCCGACAAGGTCGCCGTGCTGCGTCTCGGCCACAACAACGGCGTCTTCGACGTGAAGACCACCTCGCACGAAGAGATCATCTCTGCCATCACGGGTGCCACGGACAACGCCGTGACCCGTCGTGCGGCGCGCACCGCGGAGGTTTCGAAGTGA